The Sorex araneus isolate mSorAra2 chromosome X, mSorAra2.pri, whole genome shotgun sequence DNA segment GATGCAGTCATTAGAGAAGGGCACATTCACAGAGCAGAAAGCAATGGCCACTTGGGATTTCTGGTATTGTTACAGAGGAAAAGAGTGACGGGGCCcagtgtggagggggggaggtaCGGGGCAGGCTGGCGCCTGCCGCACTGCTTGTGGGAGTGGAAATTGGGGGCCAGGGCTCAGTGGTGACGTGAACGTCACGTGACCGAGGGCTGCCTAGAACAGAAGTCCTGCTAGTCGCCTCCGTCTGGGTACCAGCCCTCTATTACTCTGCCGGCGCGTGAAGGAAGAAGGAACTCGCCAGGACCGTGCAGGTCGGTGCTGAGCTCGGTACGCTCGgagggaggtggggctgggaacGGGCCAGGAGCGCCAGGAATTCAGGTTCGCGCTGATGCGGGCTGTGTGTCCCCCCGTCTCGCTTACTTTCTAAAtccccctaccccagcccccccccccctttttctaGAAAGAACTagtgtgcttggggctggagtgaggggAGCGGGTGGCAGTTTCCAGAGACTCCGAGGAAGGGAAAGATTCCGGGACTCAGTTATCTGCGTCCCGAATGCGGCACCGTCCACCAAAGATTGTCCCTTCGCTCCGCTGTCGGTCTGCAGCTTTGGAGATCTGGTGGCCCGTGGGCAGCCGGCAAAGTCGCAACGAGGGAAAGAGCCAAAGTGTCTTGGGATCTTCCAGATCAGGTCAGTGTGAAGGTGGAATGAGACGTGGACCCGGGTGGGGGTTAATAAATGAGGGGGAGTGGGACGCCAGGATCCGCCGGGGCCAAGACCGAGTCGCCCTCTCCCGGCCCCTTCTTTCTCCACACCCCCTCCCATTTCAGTGCAGGGAAAGGGGTGTGGCGGCCTTTGCTGGGGAAATGGCGgacgagggggtgggggcgggggaagcccGCATTAGGAAAGTCTGAAGggtgtgaaaaaaataattgaaacggGAGGGTCGAAAAATTCCGCAAAATGCTATGGGGACTGTGTTCGCAGTGCTCATGCACCCGCTGTACTTTTCAGTTCTTCACCGGCAGCTCTCAGCTTTTCCGTCTGTCTGCCCGACTGTCCATCAGTCACTGTGGAAGAAGCCTTAACGACAGAAGACAAGGGACAGAATTTCCGCGACTTTGAGGTCGGTGGGAAAAAACTGCCTGGGAATCTTTTTCGGGtccgggctggggggtggagagggagagaagactcCCCAGGGTTAACTCTCCAGGTCACCCATGAGAGCCCATTCCCACCTTCCCTTTTCTAGAGAATCTAGGAGAGAAAGGGTAGATCCTGAGACCAGATGCAGAGggacaaaaagaacaaagaaattgcTTCTTAATCCACTTTTCTCATCCAGCACCCAAACTCCAGTCTGTCTGGTGAGACAGTAACTCTGGCATACCTTTcaaatttaatattctttttcatcCATAGATTCATCAAACAGAGCTAAAGAAGCCTGAAAGAAGCGGAAGAGGAACGAGCTTCTACGGCTGTTCACACAGGCCCTCAGAATCCACTTCATTCAGTTGGAGCAAGGTCCTTTGCTGTCCTTCCCTGAGTGTGGCAAAGACTCGAACATGGGAAGGGCTCGGGAAGTGGGTTGGGTGGCAGCAGGACTGATGATTGGGGCAGGGGCCTGCTACTGTGTTTACAAACTAACCAtaggaagagaggatgaagaaaagttggaggaggaggaggaagaggaatgggATGACGATCAGGAGCTGGATGAAGAAGAACCAGAGATTTGGTTCGATTTAACCTCCATGGCTCGACCATGGAGTGATGATGGGGATTGGAACGAGCCTGGGGCCCCGGGTGGCATAGAGGACAGGTCCTCAGGTGGAGGCAAAGCTACTAGAGCACACCCGGTCAAGCAGCGGCCGTTCCCTTATGAGCATAAAAGTACTTGGAGTATTCAAAGCTTTAAAAAGGTCACTTTCGCTCTTGGCCTCTCCAAGTGTCCTACCATTCAGGGAAAAATGTTTGCTCAGCCCACGGGTGCCAACTTTTCATTCAACCACAATGTCAATAGTCAGTTGGCCAGACTCTCCATTGTGGGAAACACAGTGCCCACTCCCAGCCCGGCTCTTAAGGAGAAGGCTTTGAGTGCCCTGGGTAACTTGAATGTGAGTGCTGAAAGTCAAGCACAGATTAAGATGGACATCAATGAAGGGTGCCAGGAAACGGTGTCACGTTGCTGCAACTCACTTCTGCAGCAGGCCGGCTTAAATTTGTTAATAAGCATGACAGTCATTAATAACGTGCTTGCCAAGTGCATGTCAGACTTGAAGTTTCCTGTGATAACAGGGGGAAGAGGATGTGCTGAGGTTCAGCTTTTGAAACCGTGGATGGGGTTGTCGCCAAAGCCAGTCATGGCAGGGGAAGTGCTGGGCGCTCAAACCCTACTCTCATTCCTGTCCCTCTTGGCCAGGACCGGAAGTACCGGGATCCTCCCAGACACTCTGGTCTCTTAAGTGGCCATCTCCAACAGAGTGGGCCCGAATCCACTTGAACCCCCTTTGGTGAACGGGCACTTGAGTTCTCATTCAAATATTCTGCGGTGGGTGTGACTGAAGAGCCAACACGAGCCAATCATGAGGTGAAAGTGAGGGTGGCTAAATCCAGGCTGGCACTCTGATTGGCCAAGCAGGGATTCCCATGGAGCTTTGTGTAACTTCTTGGTTTTGCAGTCTGTAGGCAAAGTGCGCTGTCTATTATGCCCTTGCAGCTTTCTTCCTGTGGGAAAGGCATCATTTTTTCAGGCAGCTGTGGTGAAAGACCATCCTATTAGAGAGTCATGAAGCATGCCTTGCCTGTAGTGGTCTCAGCTGTCTATGTTGGGCTACTTTATGGAGACCAGACCCATGCCGGAGCTTGTGTGGCAAATGCAACTGTTGCTGTGTAGGTCAAATCCCTGGTGACTCTTTCCTCCATGTGAGCTAATGGATGGTGACTCTGTTTATCCCTACAAAACAGTGCACTCCCCTTTTCTGTCTTGTTCCGATTGAACCTCACCCAGCTGAGCCTATGCTTGTGTGTATCACCAATAAAGTGTGTGCTGTGATTGGAAAAACGAGCCCTGGTCATTTTCCTTGAATAAACCTCCCGCTTGTAGAGACAGATGGACATGCCTGAGCAGTGCTAAGCAGGCTTTTTGCTTCCTGacagggacaggctgggggtgcTCCCAAGAGCAGAGGTAGAGATGGGTTGAAAGTGTTCAGGAGGAGCCTGGAGAAGGGGGCGGGTGCTGGGCAATGCCCATCGGGTGCTACTTGTGGGTGCTGTGTGAGCCCTAAAGGGGACTTGGAGGATGTAGGGGGAATGCTGAGAGGGCTGAGCACACATGTAAAACAGCCAGCACAGTGTCTCCTGCCTGCTACAGAGAAAGCTCTAGGTGAAGGTATCTCCTGGGGGCTGCAGCCTAGAGAGGGAGGAGGTCAGTGTGCAGGTATGTGCCTGCACATCCTTGGTGCCCGCGCAGCCACCCACTCATCTCTGCACATCTGATGCACAATAAGGACGCTACAGGTGGCCACATTCCATGTGTTCAGTTGGTGCAGTTTTCCTTCCTGCCCTGTGGTCTGCTTTCAGCCACAACCCCTTTATGGGGGTCTCAGTCCCAATTCCTGGCAGGTGAAGGAACTTTCTTCCCTACTCTTCTAGGCACAGCCCCTTCTTCCTATGCTTTTTACCTTCAGTGACATTCAGGAAGGGCATGGTGGTGCCCTTCAGGGACTCCCCAAAGGGGATGCTACAGCAAACTCCTAGAGTGCTGGACAAGGCTGTGGCCAGTCCATCCGTTGGCAGATACCTCCATACCATCCACCCGAGTTACTGGCACCCATGATGGGGCAAGAAGTGGCCAGCCCAACTTCAGTTGAGGCACTCTGTGGATCTGGACACTTTCGCCACCTCCCCTCTAGTCTCCAATCCCTCTCTGGGAGCTTCAGCCTGTGCATCACTAATGCCTGGGGCCCTGCACATTTCTGATGAGCCAAGCCATGGTCATCTTCCACACAGGCCCTGCCTGCGCAGCAGACAAAAGTGCCTCCTCTGGACAGTGCCTCTCCTGGCATTGTGTGAGTCACGATGTGCCACCCCCCAcgtccctgcctccctgcctccccatccGCCTCCCTCCTGCTTTCCCTGTGATACACTGGGTCACTGTGCCCCAGGCAGCAAGGCTCTTCAAGTTCCTGCTTTTTTGCCTCTGAGTCTCCCTTCCTTACTGGgaataataaatttgtttttcctcccttcccctgcagTTGGAGCTGTGGGTGAGTTACTCCCTTCCTGTCTGTACCACGCACCTCGTGCTTCTGGATGGGGACCTGACATGGGCACCTGCTGAGCCCTAGGACCAATTCCAGGCAGTCCTCCAATGTGGATGGGGACACTGCCTCTTCCCAGGCTTGGGTGCTTGAATGGCAGGCACTTACCTCACAGCTGttcccaccccagctccccagtaAGGCTCACCGTGCTGGTGCTTCCTCTGCTGGCTCTAGGACCCTGTCTCATTCCCCAAGAGCTGCTAAGGCCACCATGTCTTTCTCTCAAACAAACCTCAGGCAGGATGGGCCTCTTTTCCTAAGCAGGATTACCCTGCAGATGGCTCCTACGTTTGCTGGTCCCAGGGATGCCTGCTTTGTCAACACTGTCTTCAGTGACACCTTGTTGCTCAGCGTCTTTAATCTCAGCACATAGGCAGAGTACATTTGCCTTgtgcctggctcctggctccgaCTCACCTGAGCCTCCCTCCTCTGCTGCAGGCTGCAGAATCCCCATGTGGATCCTGTTGTGAGCAGCTGTCCCCATGGACTAAGAAGGGGAGGGCCTCGGGGATTCCTccctgtctcctgagcacctctgagcacttctgtcACAGGGAAGTTCATGGCCATCAAGGTATCTGCAGTGATGGGCCAAGCCCTTGTCTGCCACTGTTGCTGCATGCACCTCACTCCACCACTTCCCTCCTCAGCGGGGGAGGTTGTGACACCTTTCCCTCTTTTCCCAAATAGACAACCCATTCATCCCCTCCACTCCCTGTACCAGTCCCTTCTGATGCTTCTGTGTGTTATGTTCTGGGGTCATCGTGTAACCCGCGGTGGCCCGAGGCACGTGTAGCAGACCTGTTCTTTTGATCTGGGGGGCAGACAGCTCATTGGCACTTGTCATCAGGCCTTTCACCCAGGAATTTATTTGTTGAGAACGCCTCAATCCATGGGAAATTGCTTTAGCCAACCTTGTGGAACTGAGGGCTATTTTTCCTCCTTTACCAAAATGGCTTAATGTTTAGAAGACAAAAGAAacttgtaggggccggagcgatagcacagcggggagggcgtttgcttgcactcggccgacctgggttcgatccccggcatcccatatggtcccccaagcactgccaggagcaattcctgagtgcaaagccaggagtaacccctgagcatcgctgggtgtgacccaaaaagaaaaaaaaagaaaattagagccGACTGAATTGTGTGTACATAGATTTAAGTCTAGGTAGGTAAGGTATACCCATGTGGGTATtacactgcactgttgtcctgttgttcattgatttgcttgagcgggcaccagtaacgtctccgttgtgagactttttactgtgtttggcatattgaatatgccacgggtagcttgccagtttcatGTAGgtattatcataaatattttgtttcagcAGTTCATACTGTCATATGTCTTAAGCATGCTAATTCAGTCTAGATGTTTTTGTATGACTCCTTTGAGTAGCTAGCTCATAGCACATTTTCTTCTTGCCAGATATATTGCATTTGCATGCATAAAGGTCACGGAAGATtcgtttttatctttcctttttgtttattggAGGGGttctgtacacatacacatacatatttccaTTGAAATATATATGTTACAAGAGAAAAGTATTGCTTTTGTGTAAACAAGTGCCCTCAATGCTGCATTTTCCTTCTATAGTTAGTCTTTGTAATGATCATCTTTTTTTGGTTAGACTTAGTGCACTGATCAATGTGTAGCCAATAATCATCCTTGTcaaatttttattgttgctattatttATTGCAAAGGTTACTTTagcattttcctttaaaaattgtgTAGATCAATTAAGAATTAAATTATCCGACTTTAATAATAGTATAGTGActaagttgcttgccttgaatTCCACCAAatccagtttgaatccctggaaCCTCTTATTATTCCCCAATAAATAGCCCAGGTTCTTCTGAGCAAGaacgaggagtaattccttagcattactgggtgtgactccctccaaaatattttttttaatcttttttttattcaacAGCTTTTTGGTTagacttttattttccattttggttAGGAAAATATTTACCCACATTTTTTGTAAAGTTACATCTGTATATATATCCTTTAATATACATAATTTTCTCTTTAGGATTTGCTCTTTTGTTAGCATAGCAgaattgtttgtttctttctgaatGTGTACATTAGGCTTTGCTAGTTCAACTTTTAGGGTAATTATACTAATATCATTTATGATAATCaatatttttgtatgttgatTAAAATACCATTGTTTACTGATGTATAGGCCAAGGTTAGCAAAATGACTATTTTTCCACTTAAGCATATTTTGCCACTTagtgacattttctttcttcctttcattattaattttggtttttgaggcacatccagtgctgctcagagcttactcctggctctgtgctcagggaatcactcccggtggggctcagggaacaatatgtgttgctgggatcaaaccccagtcagccacgtgcaaagcaagcactttaccctctgtactatctctccttgtATTTTCTTTAGAATGATGTTTCATGTTCATTTGTTCTTGGTTTCCATTTATTGGTTaggttttcttccttttgtgaatgacattttctttcccttcttctacTGTGCTGCTAATTGAATCCACTGACCTTATCTGATATTTCAGCACACTGAACATGTCTGTGATTTCTACAGCTTTTGGAGCAGCAGTAAATATGAAAGGGGGGGTAATCACCATCATTGCTCTTAAAGAGAAgtcaagggaaaagaaaaagatattaagcacTGACGCTCCTCCAATACTTTTCCCCCACAGTTTCCTATTTCCTATAGaccctttcatttctttcattttaattttatgttttctttctctccttgcaGTGGCAGTGGAGTGGTTCAGACTGGTTCTTCTGGTTTATTCAATCATGTTTCTTTAACCCCAGGCAAGGTCTCCATTAAGTCTAGCCACCAGTATTCTATTGCTCTTTGCTTTCGTATATCTGTATATGGGATAATTTTGAAGAAAGGAGTAGTTTGATGACTCAACTTTTTACTACAAATACATATTCCAAATAATCACAACCCCCTGTATGAATAAATAGCTGCACTTCGCGAAGATCAGTTTCCTATGTATGAATATAGTTTTGTCCCTTAAAATAAATAGTTGCTAAATTTGGTGACTTTCTCTACTGGAGTGGAGCGTGTTGGGGTAAAAGAAGCGATTGGGGGGGTATTCCCAATAGCCTTCTCTTTCTGCCTTTTCTACTCTATCACCTGGGTTGCCTCAAGTAGGACCCAATATTTTTGTGCCTGATCAAGTGAGAAACTAATATTAAGGATTTTTCAATAACTGGTCTGCTCCTTCCTAATACCCTTCCTTCTCTAGTGTTTGGGCCTACCCATTAATTTGATTCTGGGGAATATGTGGTGATCTCCTtgccttcttctcttctctctaccACCGCAATATTGTTCTCTAAATGGTAGTTCCTTTAGGTCCTGAATTCTTACTGTCTATAGCTTATAGCAAAGGTCAGAGTCTCCCAGGCATTCTACCTGATATATAATGAAACTTAGATtgacatacacatgtgcatattaCCATGTACATAGTATATATAGAAGTACTCTATAATcacaaacataagaatcattcatttttatatcacCACATAAAAACTGCCTTtaaggggcttgagtgatagatagtacagtgggtagggtgcttgcatcgcatgcggccaacctaaaTTCCATTTCtggagccccatatggtcccctgagtactttcaagagaaattcctgagtgcagagccagcagtaacccatgagcattgctgggtgtggctctaaaacaaataaaaatccccTGCCATTTATTTTACAACTAGTGGTTTATTGCACAAACACCCACAATTATTATTGTCAGTCCccctatgtgtgtatatttagttctttcctcatttttcttgACAATACAAATTAATGATTCAATTATctgtagataaatagataaatagatctCTTCAttccatttttgtgtttttatccaTATATCCAATATATTTAGACCCATATTGGTAAATATGTTTTTTAGATGatatcttctttgttttgttttgttggttgttttttttgcgGGGAAGTATTGCAGGCtccacactcaaggatcactcctcgtggagctcagagaaccatatgctgTGCAGGGATCAAaacctgatcagctgcatgcaaagcatgctccctacctgctatagtatctctccag contains these protein-coding regions:
- the ARMCX6 gene encoding protein ARMCX6, encoding MGRAREVGWVAAGLMIGAGACYCVYKLTIGREDEEKLEEEEEEEWDDDQELDEEEPEIWFDLTSMARPWSDDGDWNEPGAPGGIEDRSSGGGKATRAHPVKQRPFPYEHKSTWSIQSFKKVTFALGLSKCPTIQGKMFAQPTGANFSFNHNVNSQLARLSIVGNTVPTPSPALKEKALSALGNLNVSAESQAQIKMDINEGCQETVSRCCNSLLQQAGLNLLISMTVINNVLAKCMSDLKFPVITGGRGCAEVQLLKPWMGLSPKPVMAGEVLGAQTLLSFLSLLARTGSTGILPDTLVS